The Oceanispirochaeta sp. M1 genome contains a region encoding:
- a CDS encoding DAK2 domain-containing protein, whose translation MTQIDPDLLKESFIKASLHLERNHKILNNLNVFPVPDGDTGSNMSSSLKAAVSGLEKANPLTLPDIARIFCEELNRNSRGNSGFILARFFAGFFDASAENDAISMKDLREGFSQGSFLVNTSLFSPTEGTMITIIAAMTEYMSSVDVADVRELFSGALECARTALENTPNDLPVLARAGVIDSGALGFIVLFDGFLSALTGTEPQVEIEADYRFPPQTGDDTDGGDDVSFRFCTELLVRLDKEIPGGDLREYLKARGNSIALVAEDDLLKLHIHTNNPGELEEYLSAYGEIEKTKIEDMQDQVNLFNKKADATDNAVLVCIPGDGFAEIFQNLGAEYSISYDEKLPSAHELCEKVGEIDNDHIIIITNNKNIIPAAIMARDECDKAVSILPTENVSRGIAGMYGFSENDTIAENAQNMHDCLEFVKSFSVFESSMNTRFGDEDISKGDFFSIADGKILSVAKTRSKVILESFAKYDLTGMGNISLFKGKKFDDSCLAEVKEYLHQINDTLEIEELYGGQNREELIVSLE comes from the coding sequence ATGACCCAGATAGATCCGGATTTACTCAAGGAATCCTTTATAAAAGCTTCTCTTCATTTGGAGAGAAACCATAAGATTCTGAATAATCTCAATGTATTCCCTGTTCCCGATGGGGATACAGGGTCTAATATGTCCAGCAGTCTTAAGGCTGCCGTATCAGGACTGGAGAAGGCAAATCCACTGACCCTGCCAGATATCGCCAGGATATTCTGTGAAGAACTGAATCGAAACAGCAGAGGTAATTCCGGATTTATACTTGCCCGATTTTTTGCCGGATTCTTTGATGCTTCCGCTGAAAATGACGCTATCTCCATGAAGGATCTGAGAGAAGGATTCTCTCAGGGCTCCTTTCTGGTTAATACTTCACTGTTTTCACCTACCGAAGGGACGATGATCACAATCATCGCAGCCATGACTGAGTATATGAGCTCTGTGGATGTAGCGGATGTCCGGGAACTCTTCAGCGGCGCTCTGGAATGTGCCAGAACGGCCCTGGAGAATACTCCCAATGATTTGCCCGTACTTGCCCGTGCAGGAGTCATTGATTCAGGAGCCCTTGGGTTTATTGTCCTCTTTGATGGTTTTCTCTCAGCACTGACAGGAACCGAACCTCAGGTGGAAATAGAAGCCGATTACCGCTTTCCTCCCCAGACAGGGGATGATACTGATGGTGGAGATGATGTCAGTTTTCGTTTCTGCACAGAGCTTCTTGTCCGTTTGGATAAAGAGATTCCGGGTGGAGACCTTAGAGAATACCTCAAGGCCAGGGGCAACAGTATTGCCCTTGTTGCCGAAGATGATCTATTAAAACTGCATATACATACAAACAATCCCGGGGAGCTGGAAGAATATCTTTCTGCATACGGGGAAATTGAAAAAACAAAGATTGAAGATATGCAGGATCAGGTAAATCTCTTTAACAAGAAGGCGGATGCGACGGATAACGCCGTTCTTGTCTGTATTCCCGGTGATGGTTTTGCCGAAATTTTCCAGAATCTGGGTGCAGAGTACTCCATCTCTTATGATGAAAAACTACCTTCTGCCCATGAGCTGTGCGAGAAAGTGGGAGAGATTGATAATGATCACATCATTATCATTACAAATAATAAAAACATTATTCCTGCAGCTATCATGGCCAGGGATGAATGTGACAAGGCAGTATCAATTCTTCCCACAGAAAATGTATCCCGGGGAATTGCCGGGATGTACGGATTCAGTGAAAACGACACCATCGCAGAAAATGCACAGAATATGCATGACTGTCTGGAGTTTGTAAAATCCTTTTCCGTATTTGAAAGCAGTATGAATACACGATTTGGGGATGAGGATATCTCAAAAGGTGACTTTTTCTCTATTGCAGACGGTAAAATACTCTCTGTTGCCAAAACCCGGAGCAAGGTCATCCTGGAAAGTTTTGCAAAATATGATCTCACAGGAATGGGCAATATATCCCTTTTCAAGGGGAAAAAATTTGATGACTCCTGTCTGGCTGAGGTAAAGGAATATCTGCATCAGATAAATGATACTCTTGAAATAGAGGAATTATACGGTGGTCAG
- a CDS encoding ABC transporter ATP-binding protein — MIRKFISYYRPHKNLFILDMFCAVTASVLAIIFPFITRTLLGEYLPAGNLNMIFKALSLMFAIYIAKALLTYIRVKWGHILGVRIEADMRRDLFAHIQKLSFNYFDKVKTGHLMSRISNDLNIIAEVAHHAPEDLLISTVVLIMAYSVMFVFNAQLALISLIPLPFMLIWGLIMGSRMRKGFRLVRKEIADINSTVENSVQGIREVKSFANENMENSKFHKTNTSFRMAKEIMYQKMAQFHSFMDFLREMYYFCIIAGGTLLIFQGSLALVDLLAFILYVGVVLPPIDRLINFTEQMQQGISSFERFLEVMELDPDIIDSKDAVPFQPTGAGLNIKNLSFRYEKSPDWILKNINMEIKVGETIALAGESGAGKSTIAALIPRFYELNKGEITIDGQKISSVTQESLRKSIGIVQQNVFLFDGTIRENISYGNPDATEEELQEALVMANLEEFVAGLTDGIETEVGERGVLLSGGQKQRISIARVFLKNPELLILDEATSSLDNESESLIQEALWKLSRDRTTIIIAHRLSTIMKADRIYVMKQGEIVEQGSHTELLEMNGYYKSLADKGTLVAVEE; from the coding sequence ATGATCAGAAAATTCATCTCCTATTACAGGCCCCATAAAAATCTTTTTATCCTGGATATGTTCTGTGCTGTCACAGCTTCTGTCCTTGCCATAATATTCCCCTTTATAACCAGAACCCTCCTGGGAGAATACCTTCCGGCAGGAAATTTAAACATGATATTCAAGGCTCTGTCTCTTATGTTCGCCATCTATATTGCAAAAGCCCTGCTGACCTACATCAGGGTCAAATGGGGACATATTCTTGGTGTCCGGATTGAAGCCGATATGAGACGGGACCTTTTTGCCCATATACAGAAACTCTCTTTCAACTACTTTGACAAGGTAAAAACCGGACACCTCATGAGCCGGATATCCAACGATCTCAATATAATTGCCGAGGTAGCCCACCATGCTCCCGAGGATCTTCTGATATCCACAGTGGTCCTGATCATGGCGTATTCTGTCATGTTTGTTTTCAATGCCCAACTGGCATTGATATCCCTTATCCCCCTCCCTTTTATGCTGATATGGGGTCTGATAATGGGTTCCCGCATGAGAAAAGGATTCCGTCTGGTCCGGAAAGAGATCGCAGACATCAACAGTACTGTAGAAAACTCCGTACAGGGTATCCGAGAAGTAAAATCCTTTGCAAATGAAAATATGGAAAACAGTAAATTCCATAAGACCAATACAAGTTTTCGAATGGCAAAAGAGATCATGTATCAGAAGATGGCCCAGTTCCACTCATTTATGGACTTCCTGCGGGAGATGTACTACTTCTGTATTATTGCAGGAGGAACATTACTTATTTTTCAGGGCAGTCTGGCCCTGGTGGATCTTCTTGCGTTCATCCTCTATGTAGGAGTTGTTCTGCCACCCATTGACCGGCTGATTAACTTCACCGAACAGATGCAGCAGGGAATCTCCTCCTTTGAACGTTTTCTCGAAGTCATGGAACTTGATCCGGATATTATAGATAGTAAAGATGCTGTCCCATTCCAGCCCACAGGGGCCGGTCTGAACATAAAGAATCTCAGTTTCCGTTATGAAAAATCTCCCGACTGGATTCTCAAGAATATCAATATGGAGATCAAAGTAGGAGAAACCATTGCTCTTGCCGGTGAGTCGGGAGCAGGAAAAAGTACTATAGCTGCATTGATCCCCCGTTTCTATGAATTGAACAAAGGTGAAATAACAATTGATGGACAGAAGATCTCTTCAGTAACACAGGAGAGTCTAAGAAAATCCATAGGCATTGTGCAGCAGAATGTATTCCTCTTTGACGGTACTATCAGGGAAAATATATCCTATGGAAATCCCGATGCCACAGAAGAAGAACTGCAGGAAGCTCTTGTAATGGCAAACCTTGAGGAATTTGTGGCAGGACTGACTGACGGAATCGAAACAGAAGTTGGAGAGAGGGGGGTCCTTCTTTCGGGAGGACAGAAGCAGAGAATATCCATCGCAAGAGTGTTTCTGAAAAACCCTGAACTGCTTATTCTGGATGAAGCCACCAGTTCACTGGATAATGAGTCAGAAAGCCTTATTCAGGAAGCTCTGTGGAAACTCAGCCGTGACAGAACAACGATTATCATCGCACACAGACTTTCCACCATCATGAAAGCTGATAGAATCTATGTAATGAAGCAGGGAGAGATAGTGGAACAGGGTTCCCATACAGAACTGCTGGAGATGAATGGTTACTACAAATCACTGGCTGATAAGGGCACTCTTGTAGCAGTGGAAGAGTGA
- a CDS encoding DegV family protein, whose product MVLVVDSALQLEQPTVKALGIDVIEFPIFLNGEPYPASMDMSREEKDKLRLILKDKNNKVTTSGLREEDLERVYLKYKGEKIISLHQNSKATTATVAVINKLLKEHPELDIEHINSRHLTSAYSVIVQQAAEAVNSGMEYDDVKDFILKARDNTRHLGVVYDLFYLHRTGRLGLAKALMGSAMKIIALLGSFEEEPGVLKSIGKVKNYHQANQRFIKIIQDDMAKKNGTKLRAVLSVIGPHEEEAQELKKLLDEQDFEVHAEVHYTNHSNMPHAGPDFYDIGYTIFK is encoded by the coding sequence ATGGTATTAGTTGTCGATTCTGCACTTCAGCTTGAGCAACCCACGGTTAAAGCTCTGGGTATTGATGTTATTGAGTTTCCTATTTTTCTGAATGGTGAACCCTATCCTGCATCTATGGATATGAGCCGTGAGGAAAAGGATAAACTGCGTCTTATACTGAAAGATAAGAACAACAAAGTTACTACCTCCGGTTTAAGAGAAGAAGATCTTGAGAGGGTCTACCTTAAATACAAGGGAGAAAAGATCATCTCTCTTCATCAGAACAGTAAAGCCACGACGGCTACAGTAGCTGTTATTAACAAACTTTTAAAAGAGCATCCCGAACTTGATATCGAGCATATTAACTCCCGGCATCTGACATCGGCATACAGTGTCATAGTGCAGCAGGCTGCCGAAGCTGTAAACAGCGGGATGGAATATGATGATGTGAAGGATTTTATTCTGAAAGCCAGAGATAATACCCGCCACCTGGGTGTTGTGTATGACCTGTTTTATCTTCACCGGACCGGCAGACTGGGACTGGCAAAAGCCCTGATGGGTTCAGCCATGAAGATAATCGCACTTCTGGGATCCTTTGAAGAAGAACCGGGAGTATTAAAGTCTATCGGTAAGGTTAAAAATTACCATCAGGCAAACCAGAGATTCATCAAGATTATTCAGGATGATATGGCAAAGAAAAATGGAACAAAGCTGAGAGCTGTTCTTTCTGTTATCGGACCTCATGAAGAGGAGGCTCAGGAGCTTAAAAAACTACTGGATGAGCAGGATTTTGAAGTTCACGCCGAAGTTCACTACACCAATCACAGCAATATGCCCCATGCGGGACCCGATTTTTACGATATAGGATATACAATTTTTAAATGA
- a CDS encoding iron-sulfur cluster-binding domain-containing protein, which translates to MKIVIKNSLLDLLAFGKHLKIREKLFTAASSEQRSEGSVNLLSGLIHPDSQDLVIDEVIDESSDMRSFILRPVSSTQKIAAFRAGQYLVLSSREEGLVLKRPYSISSSPSESMERNFYKITIKRKKLDMDGYFSDHVFRQWEKGSRLNASGPQGNFYYDPLRDADRLICIAGGSGITPFRSMIPELLSQDLEIFLFYGFNKDGDDVFSADFKALADMYPDSFFYFPQAMNTQGVLSSAIIRDSLDKVSPQKVESSFFICGPPEMHSYMDGELAAFSLRPKFIRRESYGCGTDQRDQTFKEYSLTLKGGAEDIELTARSNETLLTALERGGVDAPSSCRAGECGWCRSLLLSGEISADQGLTGIRQADKKFGWIHPCVSYPKGNIILRVPENPEKVVT; encoded by the coding sequence ATGAAAATTGTGATTAAAAACAGCCTTCTGGATCTATTAGCCTTTGGAAAGCACCTCAAGATCAGGGAAAAATTATTTACTGCTGCTTCATCGGAGCAGAGGAGTGAAGGGAGTGTCAATCTTCTCTCCGGGTTGATTCATCCCGATTCACAGGATCTTGTTATTGATGAAGTCATTGATGAAAGCTCCGATATGAGATCATTTATTCTGCGTCCGGTCTCTTCAACACAGAAAATTGCAGCCTTCCGAGCCGGTCAGTATCTTGTTCTTTCCTCCCGTGAGGAGGGGCTTGTTTTAAAGAGACCTTATTCAATTTCATCTTCACCCTCCGAATCCATGGAAAGAAACTTTTATAAAATTACCATCAAAAGAAAGAAGCTGGATATGGATGGTTATTTCAGCGACCATGTATTCCGTCAGTGGGAGAAAGGGAGCAGGCTGAATGCATCGGGACCCCAGGGAAACTTCTATTATGATCCCCTGAGAGATGCAGATCGACTTATCTGTATCGCGGGAGGTTCCGGGATAACACCCTTCCGTTCGATGATTCCTGAATTATTGAGTCAGGATCTGGAAATCTTTCTGTTTTACGGATTCAACAAAGATGGGGACGATGTATTCTCCGCCGATTTCAAGGCTCTTGCAGATATGTATCCCGACTCCTTTTTCTATTTTCCACAAGCCATGAACACTCAGGGGGTACTCAGCTCTGCAATAATCAGAGACAGTCTGGATAAGGTTTCCCCGCAGAAGGTAGAATCATCCTTTTTTATCTGCGGACCTCCGGAAATGCACAGTTATATGGACGGAGAACTGGCTGCCTTTTCACTCAGGCCCAAATTTATTCGCCGGGAAAGTTATGGTTGTGGAACAGATCAAAGAGATCAGACTTTTAAAGAATACAGCCTGACCCTGAAGGGCGGGGCAGAAGATATTGAATTGACAGCCCGGTCCAATGAGACCCTTTTAACAGCATTGGAACGGGGAGGAGTAGATGCTCCTTCATCCTGCAGAGCTGGAGAGTGCGGCTGGTGTCGTTCTCTGCTCCTTTCGGGAGAGATCTCTGCGGATCAGGGACTTACGGGTATTCGTCAGGCTGATAAGAAATTCGGCTGGATTCATCCCTGTGTTTCTTACCCGAAAGGGAATATAATTTTGAGAGTACCCGAAAACCCGGAAAAAGTAGTAACATGA
- a CDS encoding NAD(P)/FAD-dependent oxidoreductase, with protein MSYDAVVMGAGLGGLCAAFELSKNGIKTLLLEQHNLPGGFASSFVRGRFEFEPSLHEIPDPATTKDIRSVIRYLKDDAELDIDFLEIPEAYRVILTEKNLNVRVPFGWDNLIDVIADNVPGSREPLENYRDLCIEVQAAFGYLNNHQDDLSYLKLLREHGNFIRTGSYTAEEVADALKIPQAAKDILYPYWCYLGVPMERVSFSLWASMLNAYMSHSAAIPTLRSHEISSAFIHAIEAQGGECRMNSRVDKILTENGEVRGVRLSSGEEISCPNVVCNSSPTRVYSSLISPSSDIPKMAHQNVNSRIHGFSLAVVYLGLDIDHKSLGLEDYSYFIAPHMDTEELYEASHDYKSENIMQASVCLNVGNPGCSPPGTCILSMTVGQSDGSWDKILPVDYFEAKKVIADIMINQFESATGVDLRSHIEEIEVATPQTFARYTGAWNGLVYGYEPEPWDGIIPRVLGKEKENYFKGLVFCGGYSYRAHGYSSSILSGKAAAEDILSSRGDKS; from the coding sequence ATGAGCTATGATGCTGTTGTTATGGGTGCCGGTCTTGGTGGACTTTGTGCGGCTTTTGAACTTTCAAAAAATGGAATTAAAACACTGCTGCTGGAGCAGCATAACCTGCCTGGCGGATTTGCCAGCAGTTTTGTACGGGGTCGCTTTGAGTTTGAACCCTCTCTTCATGAGATTCCCGATCCGGCAACAACAAAGGATATTCGAAGTGTCATTCGTTATCTTAAAGATGATGCGGAACTTGATATTGATTTTCTGGAAATTCCCGAAGCTTACAGAGTCATTCTTACAGAGAAAAATCTAAATGTTCGTGTCCCCTTCGGCTGGGATAATCTTATCGATGTCATTGCTGACAATGTTCCCGGCAGCCGGGAGCCCCTTGAGAACTACCGGGATCTCTGTATTGAGGTTCAGGCAGCATTCGGATATCTCAATAATCATCAGGATGATCTCAGTTATCTCAAACTCCTCAGGGAACACGGCAATTTCATTCGAACCGGTTCCTATACCGCCGAAGAGGTGGCTGATGCTCTAAAAATCCCCCAGGCTGCAAAGGATATTCTATATCCTTACTGGTGTTATCTGGGAGTCCCCATGGAGCGTGTCTCTTTTTCGCTCTGGGCTTCAATGCTTAATGCCTATATGAGTCATTCGGCTGCCATTCCCACGCTTCGATCTCATGAAATTTCATCTGCCTTTATTCATGCCATAGAGGCTCAGGGCGGGGAGTGCCGAATGAACAGCCGGGTTGATAAAATCCTGACAGAAAATGGAGAAGTCCGGGGAGTTCGGCTCTCTTCAGGCGAAGAAATCTCCTGCCCGAATGTCGTGTGCAACAGCTCTCCCACCAGAGTCTACAGCAGTCTTATTTCTCCTTCTTCCGATATCCCGAAGATGGCTCATCAGAATGTTAACAGCCGGATACACGGATTCAGCCTGGCTGTGGTTTATCTGGGACTGGATATTGATCATAAATCACTGGGTCTGGAGGACTATAGTTATTTTATCGCTCCCCATATGGATACAGAGGAGCTGTATGAAGCAAGCCATGATTATAAATCAGAAAATATTATGCAGGCTTCTGTCTGCCTCAATGTCGGGAATCCCGGCTGCTCTCCCCCGGGGACATGCATTTTATCCATGACTGTAGGGCAGAGTGACGGGTCATGGGATAAAATACTCCCCGTGGATTATTTTGAAGCCAAGAAAGTCATAGCCGACATAATGATTAATCAGTTTGAATCGGCCACCGGGGTCGATCTGAGAAGTCATATTGAAGAGATTGAAGTGGCTACTCCACAGACATTTGCCCGCTATACGGGTGCCTGGAACGGACTGGTTTACGGATATGAGCCCGAACCCTGGGATGGGATAATCCCCCGGGTACTGGGTAAGGAGAAGGAAAACTATTTTAAGGGACTGGTTTTCTGCGGAGGATACTCCTACAGGGCCCACGGCTACAGCAGCTCTATCCTGTCCGGTAAAGCTGCCGCGGAAGATATTTTATCTTCCAGAGGGGATAAATCATGA